The window GGGAGGATGCAGTTCTCGTTGCCGTGACCGAAGATGTCCTTCAGCACGACCTTGAGGTTTTCCATCTGATCGCGGCCCTTGGCGAAGTCGCCGGCGGAGAGCGCGTCGGGGTGGATGACTTGGAAGTAGAAGGAGGCGGTGGTCTTTTCACCGGCCGGAGCCAGCGCGGAACGACCGCGGAGGGTCGGCAGCGAGCCACCGATGAGACCAGCGTAGAGCTCGTTGAGCAGGCACATGGCGTAGCCCTTGTGCGCGCCGAAGGGCAGCAGCGCGGCGACCTCATTCGGATCGGTGGTCGGCTTGCCATCCTTGTCGACGGCGGCGCCGGGAGGCAGGGATTTGCCCTCGCGCTTGAGGACCTGGACGCGGCCCATGGCGACGGTGGAGGTGGCCCAGTCGCTGACGACCGGGAATCCGACCGCCTCGGTCGTGGGGAAGCCCCAGGAGTGAGGATTGGTGCCAAGGGTGGGGAACTTGCCGCCGAAAGGAACCACTTCCGCGAGGGTGGAGGTGCAATTGGTGTAGGCGATGTAGCCGCGCTCGGCGGCCTCCATCACGTAGCCGCCGCCCCACAAGTAGTGGAAGGCATTGTCCACGCTGACCTGGCCGATGCCGTATTGGTCGGCGAGCTCGATGCAGCGCTCGATGGCCTGGTAGGCGACGCTCTGGCCGAGCTTGCGGTGGGCATTCCAGATCTCGGAGCCGGCAAAGCGGGACTTCACGACCTCGATCTCGGCACCCGGGACGCAGCCGCCGGTGGCGCTGCCGAAAAGGTGGTCAAGGTGCAAGGCCTTGAGCGCGTGGTGAGTGCGGATGCCGTGCCGGGCCGCTTCCGCGGCCAGCTTCGCTCCCTCGGCCGCTTCTTGGGCGGTGTAGCCACGGGATTGATAAGCGGCTTCGACGAGCTTGTCGTGGGCTGCGCGGGAGACGGTCAGGAATTCGGAAAGCACTGCGGAGGACATACTATGGCAGGCCGAAAGTAGACGACAGGTTGTCTTACAACTCAAGCTCGGATTCCTAGCTCGATTGGGTAGGTAGGAAGGATTCTCAGAAAAGGCTGACGATTGCGCCAATCATCAGGAGTCCGACGAGGACCAGCCCGATTTTCCCTCTAGACTATTGCCCAAGCAAGCGGACTAGAAGGCGGCTACAAAATGATTTGGACTTCTTAAAGTTCACAAATCTCAACAGGTGGTATCTAAAATCGAAATAGACCACAATATGTGGAGCTAATCCGGCCGGAAGCTTTCCCGTGGGGATTTCCGGGTTACGGTGGCCGATGTCCGGAATCCCTCTCGGACTGAACCTCTAACCCGCTTCTGTCGCATGTATTTAAAATCGCTGGAGATGCACGGCTTCAAGTCCTTCGCGGACAAGACGCGTATCGAGTTCCACAAAGGAGTCACCGGCATCGTCGGCCCGAATGGCTGCGGCAAGTCGAACGTGGTGGACGCCATCCGCTGGGTGCTCGGTGAGACTTCCGCCAAGGCCCTGCGCGGTGGGGAAATGTCGGACGTGATTTTCAACGGCACCGAGAAGCGCAAGCCGCTCGGGATGGCCGAAGTGACCATGACGATGGCCGATTGCGAGGCTGCGCTGAAGGTGGACTACAACGAGGTCTCCCTAACACGCCGGGTCTTCCGCGATGGCAAGTCCGAGTACCGGATCAATGGCACGCTCTGCCGCCTGAAGGACATCCACGACATGCTGATGGATACCGGGATCGGCCGCACCGCCTACTCGATCATGGCGCAGGGCCAGATCGACCAAATCCTTTCCTCGAAGCCGGAAGAGCGCCGCATGGTTTTCGAAGAAGCCGCGGGCATCACCAAATATAAGCGCGAGAAGAAGGAAGCGCTACGCAAGCTGGAGTTCACCGAGGCGAACCTGCTGCGCGTTTCCGACGTGCTCGCCGAGCAGGAGCGCCGGATGAACTCGCTGAAGCGGCAGGTCGCCAAGGCGCGCCGCTATCAGGCGCTGGCCGGCGATGTGCGGATCCTCGACACTCATCTCGGTCACAAGCGCTTCGTCGAGTTCACCGCCGAGCGCGATGAGCTGAAGACTTCCATCCGCTCGCTGGAGTCGGCGGAGTTCGATCTTGAGCGTCAGATGGCTCCCAAGGAAGAGGCTGTGGCTGACGCCCGCCTCGATGCGCGCAACTTCGAAGGCGAACTGGCCGACCTTCGTCAGCAGCTCAACGCCCATCGCAACGCGTTGTCCGCCGCGCAGGGTCGCGTCGCTTTCAATGAGGAGCGCAAGGCTGAACTCGAAGGCCGTATTTCCCAGAACCGCGAGGAGATCGAGACGACCCGTGATAAGCTCGCGCAGCAGGAGTTCGATGTCGTCGCGGCGAATGAAGCGCTGGAGCAACTCGCCCGCCGCATCGCCGAGCAGGAGATCCAACTTGGCGATCAGGAAGAGCGGACTCGGATGGCACGTGGCGGTCGTGAGGAGATCGAGGCCCAGCTCCGCGAAGCCCGCGCCGAAGCGAACCGCGCTCAGACGATCATTGCCTCCACGCAGGCGCGTATTGAAAGCTCGCTGGCTCAGCTTGAGACCAGCCGGGAGCGCGCCCGCATGCTGGCGGATGAAGAGCAGCGCCTGAACCTCGAGATCGAGGAAGCGAATGAGCAGCGCAATCGCATCGTGGTGGAGTTGGAAGAGCACTCCGCGCGTACCGGCGAGCTGGAGGAGGCCTTCCAGAAGGCCGAGCGCACCTATCAGCACACCCGCGGCGACCTCGATGCCTCGCGCACCGCGGCGACGGAGGCGAACAAGATTTTGGCCCAGCGCGACTCGCGCCTGAAGGTTGTCCGCCAGCTTGTCGCCAGCGGTGAAGGCTTTGAAAAGGGCACCCGCAAGGTGCTCGATGGACTCGACGATGCCGAGCGCTTCAAGCCCGGTATCCACGGCGTGCTCGCCGGCTTCATCGAGGCCGACCGCTCCTGCGCTCGTGCGATCGAGACTGCTCTCGGCAAGCACTTGCAAGCCGTTCTGGTTTCGGATGAGAAGCTCGCCGATGCGATCATCTCACGCCTTACCGAGAAGCGTCTCGGCGTGGCTTCGATCCTGCCAGAGTCCTTTGTCGGTCATTCGGTCAGCACCCAGATGGAAGCTGTGCCGGAAGGCGCGATCGGCTGGGCGCTGGACAAGGTGAAGTCTGATCCGCGTGTCGCCCGGGTCATCGAGAAGCTGCTGGAGAAGGTGCTCATCGTTCCAAATTACGCGACCGCGATGCGCCTGCGCTCGTCGTTGGCCGACGTGACGATGGTCACGCAAGCCGGGGAGCTGATCGGTGCCGAAGGCGTGATTCATGGCGGCGATGCCGGTGAAGGCAATGTTTCGGTCCTTGAGCTGCAGAACGAAGTCCGCGACCTTGAGACGGAGGTCGCAGGACTCGTCGAGGCCGAGGAAGCCGCCCGCCAGCGCGTGATCGATCTTGAGGCCTCGCTGTCGCAGCTTCAGGAAGAAGTCGAGATCGCCCGCGAGCGCATCCAGCGCCACAAGGTCGAGCTCTCCACGCTGCAAGGCCAGCTCACGCTCGCGACGCGCGAGGTCGAGAGCGTGCAGACGAAGATCGAGAACGTGCAGTGGGAACGCGGCGAACTTGAGAATCGTGAGCAGGCCGCGAACGACAGCCGCAGTGGACTCGAAAGTGAACTCGCGATGGCTCGCGAGCGTCTCGAGGGTCACGAGGAAGATCAGCGTCGCCTTCAATCGCAAGTCGAAGGTTCACAGCGCGACGAAGCGGAGCTGGCCCAAGCGCTCAATGAGCTGCGCACCTCGCTCGCCGTCGAACGCCAGGCGAAGCACGCTGCCGAAGCGCAACAGCAGCCGATGGAGGCGCGCCTCAGCGAACTGCGCGAGCTTTCGATCCGCCGCGAGACGGAGATCGAGTCCTTCGTCCAGCGCATTGAGTCCGCCGCTGCGGAGAATGCGCGCCTCGCCGAGGAAGTCGAAACCCACCAAGCCGAGGCGGAAGACCTCGCGATGGAGATCGAGTCCCGCTCGGCTCGCCGCAACGAGTTGCTCGAAGCGATCGACAAGGCCGAGGCCGAACTTTCCGAGGCCCGTCGCCGTCACGCCAAGGCTGCCGAGCAGCGCGGTCGCGAGGAAGTCGCAATTACCAAGATCGAGCTGCGCCTCGAAAGCCTGGTCGCTTCCATTCTGGAACGCCACCAAGTCGAGCTAGCTACCTTCGAGCCGGATGCGCATGCGTTGCTTTCCTGCATCGCTTCGCAAAAGTCGCAGCAATCGCGCGGCGGTCGCCAGAGC is drawn from Luteolibacter sp. Y139 and contains these coding sequences:
- the smc gene encoding chromosome segregation protein SMC, whose protein sequence is MYLKSLEMHGFKSFADKTRIEFHKGVTGIVGPNGCGKSNVVDAIRWVLGETSAKALRGGEMSDVIFNGTEKRKPLGMAEVTMTMADCEAALKVDYNEVSLTRRVFRDGKSEYRINGTLCRLKDIHDMLMDTGIGRTAYSIMAQGQIDQILSSKPEERRMVFEEAAGITKYKREKKEALRKLEFTEANLLRVSDVLAEQERRMNSLKRQVAKARRYQALAGDVRILDTHLGHKRFVEFTAERDELKTSIRSLESAEFDLERQMAPKEEAVADARLDARNFEGELADLRQQLNAHRNALSAAQGRVAFNEERKAELEGRISQNREEIETTRDKLAQQEFDVVAANEALEQLARRIAEQEIQLGDQEERTRMARGGREEIEAQLREARAEANRAQTIIASTQARIESSLAQLETSRERARMLADEEQRLNLEIEEANEQRNRIVVELEEHSARTGELEEAFQKAERTYQHTRGDLDASRTAATEANKILAQRDSRLKVVRQLVASGEGFEKGTRKVLDGLDDAERFKPGIHGVLAGFIEADRSCARAIETALGKHLQAVLVSDEKLADAIISRLTEKRLGVASILPESFVGHSVSTQMEAVPEGAIGWALDKVKSDPRVARVIEKLLEKVLIVPNYATAMRLRSSLADVTMVTQAGELIGAEGVIHGGDAGEGNVSVLELQNEVRDLETEVAGLVEAEEAARQRVIDLEASLSQLQEEVEIARERIQRHKVELSTLQGQLTLATREVESVQTKIENVQWERGELENREQAANDSRSGLESELAMARERLEGHEEDQRRLQSQVEGSQRDEAELAQALNELRTSLAVERQAKHAAEAQQQPMEARLSELRELSIRRETEIESFVQRIESAAAENARLAEEVETHQAEAEDLAMEIESRSARRNELLEAIDKAEAELSEARRRHAKAAEQRGREEVAITKIELRLESLVASILERHQVELATFEPDAHALLSCIASQKSQQSRGGRQSFVENEGDGEGEEDEQPIIVVDASKSSDEIELPPQMTGEPDWQFVEAIVGDLKRRLDGMGPVNVDAIEEYEELEERFNEVRSNYDDLVSSKANLIEVIEKINEETQRRFSETFAQVKINFRDMFKELFGEKGQADLLLQDENDPLESGIEVIAKPPGKKLQSISLLSGGERSMTAVALLFSIYMIKPSPFCVLDELDAPLDESNINRFVKVLDRFIDNSQFIIVTHSKRTMARADVMYGVTMEEFGVSKPVGMRLTSADDVASKGEAKTAAQKAALRLDA
- a CDS encoding Ldh family oxidoreductase → MLSEFLTVSRAAHDKLVEAAYQSRGYTAQEAAEGAKLAAEAARHGIRTHHALKALHLDHLFGSATGGCVPGAEIEVVKSRFAGSEIWNAHRKLGQSVAYQAIERCIELADQYGIGQVSVDNAFHYLWGGGYVMEAAERGYIAYTNCTSTLAEVVPFGGKFPTLGTNPHSWGFPTTEAVGFPVVSDWATSTVAMGRVQVLKREGKSLPPGAAVDKDGKPTTDPNEVAALLPFGAHKGYAMCLLNELYAGLIGGSLPTLRGRSALAPAGEKTTASFYFQVIHPDALSAGDFAKGRDQMENLKVVLKDIFGHGNENCILPGQFEAEARKKSDDAGGLHFTAAELMEFNQLAAELGVKELEPID